The Akkermansia sp. N21116 genome includes a region encoding these proteins:
- a CDS encoding PepSY domain-containing protein, with protein sequence MMKTKSILSFAAAILWVVPAFADIPETSVPAEVVSGVKSAYAQVRKIEWDFNNRTKQYEAEFRINGFDVEVKLTSDGKIVRVKEEIDPALTPEIVRTAALKDYPQGRIKEVKKITEGQTVSYDIEVVTDTEDYDLLISADGKVLRTER encoded by the coding sequence ATGATGAAAACGAAGAGTATTTTGTCCTTTGCTGCCGCCATTTTATGGGTTGTTCCGGCTTTTGCCGATATTCCTGAAACATCCGTTCCGGCGGAGGTCGTTTCCGGAGTGAAATCCGCTTACGCCCAGGTGCGCAAAATCGAGTGGGATTTCAATAATCGTACCAAACAGTACGAAGCGGAATTTCGCATCAACGGCTTTGACGTCGAAGTGAAGCTTACTTCGGACGGTAAGATAGTTCGTGTCAAAGAGGAAATCGATCCAGCCCTCACTCCGGAAATTGTCCGAACAGCAGCTTTGAAAGACTATCCTCAGGGAAGAATCAAGGAAGTTAAAAAAATCACCGAGGGTCAGACTGTCAGTTACGACATAGAAGTGGTTACTGACACCGAAGATTACGACCTGCTGATTTCTGCCGACGGCAAAGTCCTTCGTACAGAACGCTGA